From the Thermosynechococcus sp. genome, the window GTTAGCCGCTGATAAATTGGCCAACGCAATTGCCACTGAACTGCAATAACCTTGGGGTTTATAGACATTCAATAAATACTCCTTTATTGAAAATGCAGTGATGGATAGTTTAAAATTGACCTATTAAAGTTGCAGCTTTCCTCTGAGTCTTGGGTATAGCTATGCCTACATCAGTTATTCCTCCTCTAGAGCTGTTTTGAGGGCGGATTAACAGGACTCCCTTTTGTAAAAAGGACTGTAACTGGATTGCTTCACTATTCTGTCCGCAAAGGAGTATCGTTCTATGACGACCAGTGCGTTGCCACGCCAAGCCTTTGGCGAGATGGGTAACACGGTTGTGTTGCTGGACAAGGCCACCACTACCCCAGTATGTGAGGGGATGAATCGCCTCTTGGCCAGTTTTCAAGCCCTGTATTTGCAGTACCAGAAGCATCATTTTGTTGTTGAGGGTGCAGAGTTTTATCCACTGCATCAGTTTTTCCAAGACTGCTATGAACAGGTGCAGGGGCATGTTCACGATTTGGGAGAGCGCCTGAATGGTCTGGGGGGCGTACCTGTGGCAGGTTTCCAACAGTTGGCGGCTCTTTGTTGCTTTACCCCTGAACCTGAAGGTGCCTTCAACTGCCGGCAAATGCTCAGTAATGACTTGGCAGCAGAGCAGGCCATCATTCCCATCCTGCGGCAACAGGCAACTCAAGCAGAGAGTTTGGGCGATCGCGCCACGGCCTACCTCTACGATCAAATCCTCTTGAAAACGGAGGAGCGGGCTTACCATATTGGTCATTTTCTGGCCAATGACAGCCTCAAGGTGTAGTTTGCTGCAATCGGAGTTAACGACTCCTAAGAGAGGTTTACCGTTGTTCATGGTTGTTTATGGTTGTTCATAGACTCCCCCCAATTGGGGGGGTTCTTAATGGCGATTTTTCCCACTGCTTAGTCTAGCTTAGTTGCAAATAAATTGCAATAAGTCTCTCTAAGATAATTTTGGGGCAGGACGCTGACGTGGGTACTGCTGCATGAGGGCCCGCACCTGTTCAGCATGGTAGGAACTGCGGGTGAGGGGAGAGGAAACCACCTGCAAAAAGCCCATTGATTCCCCCAAGCAGCGCCATTCCTCAAATTGCTCTGGTGGAATAAAGGCCTGTACCGCTAGGTGTTTGGGACTGGGCTGCAGATACTGACCAATGGTGAGAATGTCACAACCCACTTGGCGCAAATCCTGCATGACGGCCACCACTTCCTCGCTAGTTTCCCCCAAGCCCACCATGATCCCCGATTTTGAGTAAATCCAAGGGGCGCGATCGCGCACCCGCTGCAGCAGTTCCAAACTGCGCTGATAGTTGCCTTGGGGACGTACCCGCCGATAGAGACGGGGCACGGTTTCAGTGTTGTGGTTGAGCACTTCCGGACTGGCGGCAAGAATTTGATCCAAGGCCTGCCAGTTGCCGCAGAGATCGGGAATCAGGACTTCAATTGTGGTTTGGGGCGATCGCTGCCGCACAGCCGCAATCGTGGCCACAAACTGAGAGGCACCCCCATCCGCCAAATCATCCCGATTCACGGAGGTAATGACAACGTGATTGAGACGCATCCGCACCACCGCTTCAGCTAGTCGCTGGGGTTCAGTGGGATCGAGAGGCAGTGGCTTTTTCGCAAAATCAATATCGCAGTAGGGGCAAGCTCGGGTGCAAGCTGGACCCATCATTAAAAATGTCGCCGTTCCCCCATGGAAACATTCCCCAATATTGGGGCAGGAGGCCTCTTCGCAAACAGTATTGAGGTTGAGGTCCCGCAACAGTTCCTTGACGGCACCCACCCGCTGCCACTGGGGTGCTTTGACCCGTAACCACTCTGGCTTTACAACCACAGCTAACTCCACTGCAAATTCAAAAACAAACAAAGGAAAAACGTCAATTGTGCCACCAACAGAAAAATGTACATCAGAGCACGGGGACGAAAAATCGTCAACAATAACCCTATCCCCTTGAGATCCACCATCGGCCCGAGGACCAAAAAGGCCAGAATTGAGCCGGGTGTAAATGTACTGGCAAAGGCAAGGGCAAAGAAAGCGTCCACCGTGGAGCAAATGGAAATCACGGTGCCCAGGATCATCATTGCCACAATCGAGATCACCGGCCCTTGGCCAAGGCTGAGGATGAGTTCCCGCGGAGCAGCCACCTGAATAGTTGTTGCCACTAGGCTGCCGAGAACGAGAATCCCCCCCAATTCACGAAATTCCTGCACTACATTCTCTAGGACTTGGGGCAGACGTTGCTGCCAAGGAATCATTGCCGTTGGCGGCGAAAGCGTTAGGGTGTCCATGGCCAGGGGTTGACCGGGGGTTCCCAACAGGTAGGTGCCCGACTGGAGCAGGGCAGGGACAACAGTTGCCTGGGGTTGGCGGCGACGCATCAGACTGGTTACCGTGGGCTGCAAAAAGGGGGTTAGATCCTTTTGGAAACTAAAAACCCAGCCAATAATGGTGGCGATCGCCAGCGAAAAAAGGACACGAAACACAACAACCTCCGGTTGATCGCGAAAGGCCGTCCAAGTTGCCCAAATCACGATCGGGTTGATTGTGGGTGCTGCCAACAAGAAACCAATGGCCACGGATGTAGGCAATCCCTGCACCAGTAATCGCCGCGCCACCGGCACATTGCCACACTCACACACTGGAAAAAGAAAACCGATGCAACTGCCCACCAAGGCCCCCAGCAGGGGCGATCGCGGTAAGCGACGAATCAGGGCCTGCTCATCCACAAACAGCAGCAGCACGCTAGAGAGCAAAATGCCCAACAGTAGAAACGGCAGTGCCTCCACCACCAGGCTCAGAAAAAGGGTAAAACCACTTTGCCACTGATTCGCAAATGTCATGGGCGTAGAGGGGGATCTAGGACACAATCTCCTTCAACTCGAGGGGACTCGGCTGAATATCGGTTTGCCGTGAATCGGTAATCAACCAATCGAGGGCAGCGGCCTTCAGGTCAATGGTTGTACCTGTTTTATCAACACAGTAGCGACCAAAGACCAACTTATCCACAAGACGAACGTCAGAACCCAGGCGAGAATATTCAAAAATGACACAGTTATCGACGACCGCACCGCTGCAAATGTGGCAATTGGGGCCAATCATTGTCGGTCCAATAATTGTCGCTCCATCTTCAATCTTTGTCATGCCGCCAATGTAGACCGGTCCCTGGATCGTGACCTTATCCCAGTTGACGGCCACATTCAGCCCCGTATAAATGCCGGGAAACTGCTCATGACCGGGAATCGCAACATTTTTAATCGTGCCATTGAGAACACCGCGCACCGCCTGCCAGTAGTCGGGGACTTTACCAATGTCAATCCATTCAAAGTCCATCGCCAAGCCATAGAAGGGGGCACCCATTTCCACCAGTTTGGGGAAAAGCTGGCTACCAATGTCGTATTCCTGATTGGAGGGGATATAGTCGATCACTTCTGGCTCAAAAATATAAATCCCCGTGTTGATATGGTTGCTCAGGGCTTCTTCAACACTGGGTTTTTCTT encodes:
- a CDS encoding Dps family protein translates to MTTSALPRQAFGEMGNTVVLLDKATTTPVCEGMNRLLASFQALYLQYQKHHFVVEGAEFYPLHQFFQDCYEQVQGHVHDLGERLNGLGGVPVAGFQQLAALCCFTPEPEGAFNCRQMLSNDLAAEQAIIPILRQQATQAESLGDRATAYLYDQILLKTEERAYHIGHFLANDSLKV
- the lipA gene encoding lipoyl synthase, which encodes MVVKPEWLRVKAPQWQRVGAVKELLRDLNLNTVCEEASCPNIGECFHGGTATFLMMGPACTRACPYCDIDFAKKPLPLDPTEPQRLAEAVVRMRLNHVVITSVNRDDLADGGASQFVATIAAVRQRSPQTTIEVLIPDLCGNWQALDQILAASPEVLNHNTETVPRLYRRVRPQGNYQRSLELLQRVRDRAPWIYSKSGIMVGLGETSEEVVAVMQDLRQVGCDILTIGQYLQPSPKHLAVQAFIPPEQFEEWRCLGESMGFLQVVSSPLTRSSYHAEQVRALMQQYPRQRPAPKLS
- a CDS encoding permease encodes the protein MTFANQWQSGFTLFLSLVVEALPFLLLGILLSSVLLLFVDEQALIRRLPRSPLLGALVGSCIGFLFPVCECGNVPVARRLLVQGLPTSVAIGFLLAAPTINPIVIWATWTAFRDQPEVVVFRVLFSLAIATIIGWVFSFQKDLTPFLQPTVTSLMRRRQPQATVVPALLQSGTYLLGTPGQPLAMDTLTLSPPTAMIPWQQRLPQVLENVVQEFRELGGILVLGSLVATTIQVAAPRELILSLGQGPVISIVAMMILGTVISICSTVDAFFALAFASTFTPGSILAFLVLGPMVDLKGIGLLLTIFRPRALMYIFLLVAQLTFFLCLFLNLQWS
- a CDS encoding NDP-sugar synthase, with protein sequence MKAMILAAGKGTRVRPITYTIPKPMIPILQKPVMEFLVELLRQHGFNQIMVNVSHLAHEIESYFQDGQRFGVDIAYSFEGYIKDGELVGKALGSAGGIKRIQDFNPFFDDTFVVLCGDALIDLDLTAAVAWHRQKGAIATVIMKTVPKEDVSSYGVVVTDESDRIVAFQEKPSVEEALSNHINTGIYIFEPEVIDYIPSNQEYDIGSQLFPKLVEMGAPFYGLAMDFEWIDIGKVPDYWQAVRGVLNGTIKNVAIPGHEQFPGIYTGLNVAVNWDKVTIQGPVYIGGMTKIEDGATIIGPTMIGPNCHICSGAVVDNCVIFEYSRLGSDVRLVDKLVFGRYCVDKTGTTIDLKAAALDWLITDSRQTDIQPSPLELKEIVS